A single region of the Aeromicrobium chenweiae genome encodes:
- a CDS encoding acetolactate synthase large subunit: MTEQISEQLTGAQSLVRALEHADVDTIFGIPGGAILPAYDPLFDSQQIRHVLVRHEQGAGHAAQGYAMVTGKVGVCMATSGPGATNLVTAIADAFMDSVPIVAITGQVASHLIGTDGFQEADIRGITMPITKHSFLVTDAADIPRTIAEAFHIALTGRPGPVLVDISKDALQAMTTFRWPSELALPGYRPTTRPHGKQVREAARLIAAAKRPVLYVGGGVIKADAAAELKVLAEMTQMPVVTTLMARGAFPDSHELHLGMPGMHGTVAAVAALQKSDLLISLGARFDDRVTGHLASFAPLAKVIHADIDPAEISKNRTADVPIVGDCREVIADLITVLQKQAADDGVRGDYSAWKAQVLAIKAKFPVGYDKPEVGLAPQTVIERISAIAGPEATYVAGVGQHQMWAAHYVDYERPRQWLNSGGAGTMGYAVPAAMGAQVGLPGEVVWAIDGDGCFQMTNQELATCALEGIPIKVAVINNSSLGMVRQWQTLLYGSRYSNTDLHTGPESIGARRIPDFVKLADAYGCVGLRCDSEADLDATIEKAMAITDRPVVIDFVVERDAMVWPMVHGGASNDDIQIARDLAPEWDDEDL; the protein is encoded by the coding sequence ATGACCGAGCAGATCTCTGAGCAGCTGACGGGGGCGCAGAGCCTCGTCAGGGCCCTGGAGCACGCCGACGTGGACACGATCTTCGGCATCCCGGGCGGCGCGATCCTCCCGGCGTACGACCCGCTGTTCGACTCCCAGCAGATCCGCCACGTCCTCGTCCGCCACGAGCAGGGCGCCGGTCACGCCGCCCAGGGCTACGCGATGGTCACCGGGAAGGTCGGCGTCTGCATGGCCACGTCCGGCCCCGGTGCGACCAACCTGGTCACCGCGATCGCCGACGCGTTCATGGACTCCGTGCCGATCGTGGCCATCACGGGGCAGGTCGCGAGCCACCTCATCGGCACCGACGGCTTCCAGGAGGCCGACATCCGCGGCATCACGATGCCGATCACCAAGCACAGCTTCCTGGTCACCGACGCCGCCGACATCCCGCGCACCATCGCGGAGGCCTTCCACATCGCGCTCACCGGTCGCCCCGGCCCGGTCCTGGTCGACATCTCCAAGGACGCCCTCCAGGCGATGACGACCTTCCGCTGGCCGAGCGAGCTCGCGCTCCCGGGCTACCGTCCGACGACCCGGCCGCACGGCAAGCAGGTGCGCGAGGCCGCCCGGCTGATCGCGGCGGCGAAGCGTCCGGTCCTGTACGTCGGCGGCGGCGTCATCAAGGCGGACGCCGCGGCCGAGCTCAAGGTCCTGGCCGAGATGACCCAGATGCCTGTCGTGACCACGCTGATGGCGCGGGGCGCGTTCCCCGACTCGCACGAGCTGCACCTCGGCATGCCCGGCATGCACGGCACCGTCGCGGCCGTCGCCGCGCTGCAGAAGAGCGATCTGCTCATCTCGCTCGGTGCCCGTTTCGACGACCGGGTGACCGGCCACCTCGCCTCGTTCGCCCCTCTCGCCAAGGTGATCCACGCCGACATCGACCCGGCCGAGATCTCCAAGAACCGCACCGCGGACGTCCCGATCGTCGGCGACTGCCGCGAGGTCATCGCCGACCTGATCACGGTGCTGCAGAAGCAGGCGGCCGACGACGGCGTCCGCGGCGACTACTCCGCCTGGAAGGCGCAGGTGCTCGCGATCAAGGCCAAGTTCCCGGTCGGGTACGACAAGCCCGAGGTGGGCCTGGCGCCCCAGACCGTGATCGAGCGGATCAGCGCGATCGCGGGCCCCGAGGCGACCTACGTCGCCGGTGTCGGCCAGCACCAGATGTGGGCCGCGCACTACGTGGACTACGAGCGTCCGCGCCAGTGGCTGAACTCCGGCGGCGCCGGCACCATGGGCTACGCGGTCCCCGCCGCGATGGGCGCCCAGGTCGGGCTCCCCGGCGAGGTCGTGTGGGCCATCGACGGCGACGGCTGCTTCCAGATGACCAACCAGGAGCTCGCGACGTGTGCGCTCGAGGGCATCCCGATCAAGGTCGCGGTCATCAACAACTCCTCGCTCGGCATGGTGCGCCAGTGGCAGACCCTGCTGTACGGCAGCCGCTACTCCAACACGGACCTCCACACGGGTCCGGAGTCGATCGGCGCCCGCCGCATCCCGGACTTCGTGAAGCTCGCCGACGCCTACGGCTGCGTCGGCCTGCGCTGCGACAGCGAGGCCGATCTCGACGCGACGATCGAGAAGGCCATGGCGATCACCGACCGCCCCGTCGTCATCGACTTCGTGGTCGAGCGTGACGCCATGGTGTGGCCGATGGTCCACGGCGGCGCCAGCAACGACGACATCCAGATCGCGCGAGATCTCGCGCCCGAGTGGGACGACGAGGACCTCTGA
- a CDS encoding SDR family oxidoreductase, giving the protein MSVPVDHVLPTSTIDPDDLAIALKVLGEAQYLEEDDETYVALRRACGKFYKDVKKQRRLAKRAEVAAADRAVVATTATGSPTRIDDETEGIPLVSNAAGATAGTLIVPRPCYICKQKYTVVDAFYHQLCPDCAALNRAKRDARTDLTGKRALLTGGRAKIGMYIALRLLRDGAHTTITTRFPHDAVRRFTAMPDSADWIHRLRIVGIDLRDPAQVVGLADAVAEQGPLDILINNAAQTVRRTPGAYAPLAEAESAPLPDGPLPELLTFGHTSDAHPAALVGSVAAHPVLAGDAHTAEELTSMALMAGSADLSRIDAGGLVPDTVDVNSWTQRVHEVDALELLEVQLCNTTAPFILVSRLRPSMAAAESRRTYVVNVSAMEGQFSRRYKGPGHPHTNMAKAALNMLTRTSAGEMLEQDGILMTAVDTGWITDERPHPTKVRLAEEGFKAPLDLVDGAARVYDPIVRGEAGDDVHGVFLKDYEPSPW; this is encoded by the coding sequence ATGAGCGTCCCTGTTGATCACGTCCTGCCCACGTCCACGATCGACCCCGACGACCTGGCGATCGCCCTCAAGGTCCTGGGGGAGGCCCAGTACCTCGAGGAGGACGACGAGACCTACGTCGCGCTCCGCCGGGCCTGCGGCAAGTTCTACAAGGACGTCAAGAAGCAGCGCCGGCTCGCCAAGCGGGCCGAGGTCGCCGCAGCCGACCGCGCCGTCGTGGCCACCACCGCGACCGGGTCGCCCACGCGCATCGACGACGAGACCGAGGGTATCCCGCTCGTCTCCAACGCCGCAGGCGCCACCGCCGGGACGCTGATCGTGCCGCGGCCCTGCTACATCTGCAAGCAGAAGTACACGGTCGTCGACGCGTTCTACCACCAGCTGTGCCCCGACTGCGCGGCACTGAACCGGGCGAAGCGCGATGCGCGGACCGACCTGACCGGCAAGCGCGCGCTCCTGACGGGCGGACGCGCCAAGATCGGCATGTACATCGCCCTGCGGCTGCTCCGCGACGGCGCCCACACCACGATCACGACCCGGTTCCCGCACGATGCGGTCCGTCGCTTCACCGCGATGCCCGACAGCGCCGACTGGATCCACCGCCTGCGGATCGTCGGCATCGACCTGCGCGACCCCGCCCAGGTCGTCGGCCTGGCGGACGCGGTGGCCGAGCAGGGACCGCTCGACATCCTCATCAACAACGCGGCCCAGACGGTCCGCCGCACGCCCGGTGCGTACGCCCCGCTCGCCGAGGCCGAGTCCGCCCCGCTGCCCGACGGACCGTTGCCCGAGCTGCTGACGTTCGGCCACACGAGCGACGCGCACCCCGCGGCCCTGGTGGGCTCGGTCGCGGCGCACCCCGTCCTGGCCGGTGACGCGCACACGGCCGAGGAGCTCACCTCGATGGCGCTGATGGCCGGATCCGCCGATCTGTCCCGCATCGACGCCGGAGGGCTCGTGCCCGACACCGTCGACGTCAACAGCTGGACGCAGCGGGTGCACGAGGTCGACGCGCTCGAGCTGCTCGAGGTGCAGCTGTGCAACACGACCGCGCCGTTCATCCTGGTCAGCCGCCTGCGTCCGTCGATGGCCGCCGCCGAGTCGCGTCGCACGTACGTCGTGAACGTCTCGGCCATGGAGGGGCAGTTCAGCCGGCGCTACAAGGGCCCGGGACACCCGCACACCAACATGGCCAAGGCGGCCCTCAACATGCTGACCCGCACGAGCGCGGGGGAGATGCTGGAGCAGGACGGCATCCTGATGACGGCCGTCGACACTGGGTGGATCACCGACGAGCGGCCGCACCCCACCAAGGTGCGGCTGGCCGAAGAGGGCTTCAAGGCCCCGCTCGACCTCGTCGACGGCGCCGCCAGGGTCTACGACCCGATCGTCCGCGGCGAGGCGGGTGACGACGTGCACGGCGTCTTCCTCAAGGACTACGAGCCGTCACCCTGGTGA
- the ilvD gene encoding dihydroxy-acid dehydratase, whose translation MPPENEIDIKPRSRTVTDGLEATASRGMLRAVGMGDDDWEKPQIGVASSWNEITPCNLPLDRLAKRAKEGVHAGGGYPLEFGTISVSDGISMGHEGMHFSLVSREVIADSVETVMMAERLDGSVLLAGCDKSLPGMLMAAARLDLASVFVYAGSIMPGNVDGKDVTIIDAFEAVGACLAGRMSREQVDKIERAICPGEGACGGMYTANTMASAAEALGMSLPGSSAPPAIDSRRDEYAIKSGEAVVELLRQGITARQIMTKEAFENAITVVMALGGSTNAVLHLLAIAREAEVDLTLEDFSRIGDKVPHLGDLKPFGRYVMNDVDKVGGIPVIMKALLDAGLMHGDCLTVTGKTMAENLAHIELKLDGDVIRPIDKPIHKTGGLTILHGTLAPEGAVVKSAGFDSDVFTGTARVFDGERKAMDALEAGTIVAGDVVVIRYEGPKGGPGMREMLAITGAIKGAGLGKDVLLMTDGRFSGGTTGLCVGHVAPEAVDGGPIAFVKDGDQITLDVANKRLDVAIDADELEARKVGWEPLPPKYTKGVLAKYAKLVSSAADGAVCG comes from the coding sequence ATGCCCCCAGAGAACGAGATCGACATCAAGCCGCGCAGCCGCACCGTCACCGATGGCCTCGAGGCCACCGCGTCACGCGGGATGCTGCGCGCCGTAGGCATGGGTGATGACGACTGGGAGAAGCCGCAGATCGGTGTGGCCTCCAGCTGGAACGAGATCACTCCCTGCAACCTGCCCCTGGACCGCCTCGCGAAGCGGGCCAAGGAGGGCGTGCACGCCGGCGGCGGATATCCGCTCGAGTTCGGCACGATCTCGGTGTCGGACGGCATCTCGATGGGCCACGAGGGCATGCACTTCTCGCTGGTCTCGCGTGAGGTCATCGCGGACTCGGTCGAGACCGTCATGATGGCCGAGCGCCTCGACGGCTCGGTGCTGCTCGCCGGTTGCGACAAGAGCCTGCCCGGCATGCTGATGGCCGCCGCGCGGCTCGACCTGGCGAGCGTCTTCGTCTACGCCGGCTCGATCATGCCCGGCAACGTCGACGGCAAGGACGTCACGATCATCGACGCCTTCGAGGCCGTCGGCGCCTGCCTCGCGGGCCGGATGTCGCGCGAGCAGGTCGACAAGATCGAGCGGGCGATCTGCCCCGGTGAGGGTGCGTGCGGCGGCATGTACACCGCCAACACGATGGCCTCGGCCGCCGAGGCGCTGGGCATGAGCCTGCCCGGCTCGTCCGCCCCGCCGGCGATCGACAGCCGCCGCGACGAGTACGCGATCAAGTCCGGCGAGGCCGTCGTCGAGCTGCTCCGCCAGGGCATCACCGCACGTCAGATCATGACCAAGGAGGCGTTCGAGAACGCCATCACGGTCGTCATGGCGCTGGGCGGCTCGACCAACGCCGTCCTGCACCTGCTGGCGATCGCCCGCGAGGCGGAGGTCGACCTGACGCTCGAGGACTTCAGCCGCATCGGTGACAAGGTCCCGCACCTCGGCGATCTCAAGCCGTTCGGTCGCTACGTCATGAACGACGTCGACAAGGTCGGCGGCATCCCGGTCATCATGAAGGCGCTGCTCGACGCGGGCCTCATGCACGGTGACTGCCTGACCGTCACCGGCAAGACGATGGCCGAGAACCTCGCCCACATCGAGCTCAAGCTCGACGGCGACGTGATCCGCCCGATCGACAAGCCGATCCACAAGACCGGCGGCCTGACGATCCTGCACGGCACGCTCGCCCCGGAGGGCGCGGTCGTCAAGAGCGCCGGCTTCGACTCGGACGTCTTCACTGGCACGGCCCGGGTGTTCGACGGCGAGCGCAAGGCGATGGACGCGCTCGAGGCGGGCACGATCGTCGCCGGCGACGTCGTCGTCATCCGCTACGAGGGCCCCAAGGGTGGCCCGGGCATGCGCGAGATGCTCGCCATCACCGGCGCGATCAAGGGCGCCGGCCTGGGCAAGGACGTCCTGCTGATGACCGACGGGCGCTTCTCGGGCGGCACGACCGGCCTGTGCGTCGGACACGTCGCCCCCGAGGCGGTCGACGGGGGACCCATCGCCTTCGTCAAGGACGGTGACCAGATCACCCTCGACGTCGCCAACAAGCGGCTCGACGTCGCGATCGACGCCGACGAGCTCGAGGCCCGCAAGGTCGGCTGGGAGCCGCTGCCCCCGAAGTACACCAAGGGCGTCCTGGCCAAGTACGCCAAGCTCGTCAGCTCGGCCGCCGACGGAGCGGTCTGCGGGTAG
- a CDS encoding helix-turn-helix transcriptional regulator, whose product MFAITIDQRRSRENADGVPGLLAALREHVLVREFERTAGDEVQGLSDDPAVVVDVVCSVVATQDWWVGVGVGAVDEPIPRSVRASRGPALIAARAAVERSSSTAVGLAVEGEGTRHAETALHALARVITDRTEGGAEAVAAMAPGRTQKDVARQLGISPQALSRRLQVARWPEEQRLRDLATHLLAHIPS is encoded by the coding sequence GTGTTCGCGATCACGATCGACCAACGCCGGAGCCGCGAGAACGCAGACGGAGTCCCTGGCCTGCTGGCGGCGCTCCGCGAGCACGTCCTCGTCCGGGAGTTCGAGCGCACCGCCGGCGACGAGGTCCAGGGCCTGTCCGACGACCCCGCGGTCGTGGTGGACGTGGTGTGCTCCGTCGTCGCGACGCAGGACTGGTGGGTCGGGGTCGGCGTGGGAGCGGTCGACGAGCCCATTCCGCGCTCGGTCCGGGCCAGCCGCGGTCCCGCGCTGATCGCCGCCCGCGCAGCGGTTGAACGCTCGAGCTCGACCGCGGTGGGCCTCGCCGTGGAGGGGGAGGGCACGCGTCACGCCGAGACGGCGCTCCATGCCCTGGCGCGGGTCATCACCGACCGGACGGAGGGTGGCGCGGAGGCAGTGGCCGCGATGGCGCCCGGCCGGACGCAGAAGGACGTCGCCCGCCAGCTCGGGATCTCGCCCCAGGCGCTCAGCCGCCGGCTGCAGGTGGCGCGATGGCCCGAGGAGCAGCGGCTGCGCGATCTCGCGACGCATCTGCTTGCGCACATCCCGTCCTGA
- a CDS encoding Pycsar system effector family protein has translation MARTPASDVELAILAEARNEVGAADHKASMVLAVLGIGFGALLAGLLARDWNPRDLDALGAFFWWVAAALASSSVAAAAMAVWPRFTVPSRTKDIFYWGHAAAFDSQRSLDAVLDRHPPTLEDRTRHQLFELSRIVAKKYRYVRLAMSLAGLSAPVFLLASLIGY, from the coding sequence ATGGCACGGACACCTGCGTCGGACGTGGAGCTGGCGATCCTGGCGGAGGCCCGCAACGAGGTGGGGGCCGCGGACCACAAGGCGTCCATGGTGCTGGCGGTGCTCGGCATCGGCTTCGGCGCCCTGCTGGCCGGCCTGCTCGCCCGCGACTGGAACCCTCGCGACCTCGACGCCCTCGGCGCCTTCTTCTGGTGGGTGGCCGCCGCCCTCGCCTCGTCCTCCGTCGCCGCCGCGGCGATGGCCGTCTGGCCCCGGTTCACCGTCCCGAGCAGGACCAAGGACATCTTCTACTGGGGGCACGCCGCCGCGTTCGACAGCCAGCGGTCGCTGGATGCCGTGCTCGACCGCCATCCCCCCACGCTCGAGGACCGGACCCGCCACCAGCTGTTCGAGCTCTCACGGATCGTCGCGAAGAAGTATCGCTACGTGCGACTGGCCATGTCGTTGGCCGGCCTGTCAGCCCCGGTCTTCCTGCTCGCCAGCCTGATCGGCTACTGA